GGTAGTTATACTGATTACATACATGGTTCACATGGTAAAGAACAGATTCTTTGATGACTTCTTCACGATTTTTTGAAGAATAATAGTAGATTTGTTGCTCTGGTTATTGTACCTACTTTTTTTGCGGTGGGATATTTTGGGAATGTCTGTTCTTTGTTTACAAttatgccacagcaagtaaattttatggatgacatcagcgcgctcattaattttcgcctgatttcagaaaaaaagaagaaggatttttttcctcttcggggatggtcagatagaggcaaacatgttgtgttgtagcccaataatcatacttgtaaaagtgacattagagaggtagccatgactatagttgcagaagtgaaacttgccatgaatgtagttgccagcttatCAAGTGGTatcacactagtatcacttttactacactagtccGGAATGAATGCCTTTTAGTTGTGATGctacgttttgtcacttcaaatcttgtttcAACGttcatggtgtctattttgaaaatttagccatcttgttttttttttacccatcttcgCACTTTCGCACTTTCATTATCTTTGCACTCTGcatatgatgtcatccataacatttacttacTGTGGTCTTACTCTGGCGTCACTCGCCAAATTGCACCTCACTTTCACCAAGTCCAAGATCCCCGCCACCACATTTATCATGCTGACACTGCCAATAACCAGAACCAACCATTGGTTGGTCTGCTCCCTCTTCGTGGTGAAATACTATGATTTGTCAAtagaccgatcctgtcgaacgccatatcgaacaaatggaaccccctattctatttcgaacacgtccgtcaaaaactgccccaatgggacagaaatggctatttttgacggaggcgttcgaaatagaaccatgaacGAACAGGGGGCGgagttttgggatcggtccataaCCAGAACCAACCATTGGTTGATTTGCTCCCTCTTCGTTGTAAAATACTATGATATGCCAATTGCGGCACTTATTCCATAGTTGATTACTATGAACAGTTATGAAAATAATAATTTGGTAAATGTATGGACCTAATTGTCAGAAATGCCATAATCACATGATATTACGACGCAAGGAACATTATCAAATACCTCGGCAAAAGAGTAGCAACTAAAAACGTGAAAACGGTCTATACTTTGCACAAGCAATGTCTTTTATATTGTTCTGGAATTTTTGtttatcaagacatttcaaaagCACAAACAGGCAATAACATTTACTTAGATGATtccactgttgttgttttatcgAAGACACACAAATGCAAGTAGGaaagatgtcaatatcatggaCATAGTTTAACAGGACATAGTTGAATAACAAAAATAAATCGGAATGTCTTTTTAGTAAGTTAAACGTTCTTTGCACGGTCACGTTTTGTGGGTATTCAGTATTCAGGAAGTATATGATGATTATTCTATGTTCTTTTAACCAAGAGTGATTTATTTTTATGGAGGCAGTGTACCATCTGGACATTACGACGTCTCCCTTTTGATAATAATGTACGGCCAAACCTGGCACGACTGAATCTACTGGGTCGTGACATCAGAACATTACAATAGTCCAGTTCTAATCTACGAATCTGTTTTATCGCATCTACAACTTTCGCAGACATGCAGTGGAGGAAGGTATATGTTCCCTCAATGTACCATATAACGGTTTCATCAGTGTATATTCCGCGGAAATGGAGGGGGCTACAAGCATTACAGCTTGGTGGAGGGAATGAAAACAACTGGCGGACCAAGCGCGGGGCACCGCGGGTCAGGGGTTCCCAGTGGCTGGTTCGGACGTTATCGACTGAACGCAAGACCCTGGAAATTGCACGACAAAAGGGATATCGATAACTCGTCGCCCCTAACAACATGTCATTCACAGCATTGTCCATAACGATGCATCACAGCAGGCGTGCCGTGACAGGAATACGTAAGACCGCTTGATACATGGGTGGAACAGGAAGGGAGGCTTTGGTACTTCAGCACAAGCATTACTGAGATATCAGGGTTTTTGTCTGTTGGGCATGTTCAATTGATACATGGGTGGAACAGAGAGGGAGGCTTTGCAACGTTAGAGGAAGCATTACTAAGATAGCAAGTTTTTGCCTGTTGGACATGCTGAATTTAGCCCCCAATCAATTCAAAACTTTGGTAAAGCTACATCAAACATTCGCGGAACAGAGTAGGcagaaaaaattacaaaaaactCACCTATCCGTTGGATATGGATATCTAACTACAAAGCAATCAACACAGAGTatcatttcctgtcttcaaaCAAGCCAGTCGTGTGgcagaggtacatgtaacttCAACAGAAATATTGCCAAATTTCCTGCAATGGTATTCCAGACCCTCCTACTTTAGCACAAATATCAAGAAAACTCATAAAAGTGATACCTGCTGATTGATCTCCAAAGCAATTCCACACTTAAGTAGAATTTCGTACCTTCAAAGACACCGAGGATATTAGCAATCAGAGGTAGGAATATTCCAACCAACATTTTAAAGCAAGTTTTATATAGAAAGCAAAATCAATGTTTTGCGCTGAACTGTGGAGTCTATGTTTGCTTGGCGCGTCTGATCGGTCATGGATTATGTGTCATCGTGTCACGATGAGTTTGTGGCCTTATGGACAGTTTTTATCAAGTTTTTGTTTGCCGCAGCAGTGTAGAATCCCCGGTCAGAGGCCCAGGGCAGTCTATTTCTCACTGCTAACGGACATAATCATGTTGGCTGAAGCACTAGATTCTCCAGGCTATCCGTTAAGCAATATGGTAGAACTATTATTACGAAGAGAAATGTTCAGGTCCTATTGCAGCCACTCGTGGTCAATAGCAGAAGCGATAAGATATCATATGGCTCCTAAGATAAGACTGAGTTATTATCAACAACATAGCAGTTGAAGGTCACGAAAAAAAGCCTTAAGTGTTTATAGTTCACATCATAGCCACTTAGCACAATTGCGAAGCACACAAAGGTGGAGTCAAGGGTACCTGGGGCTTTTAAAACTTGGGCCATTTGCTCCGACTCACTAATGGAGACACATCTCGCTAAATTTTGCTCCAAACAATCTCCTACCTTTATATGATTGCAAATACATCATCCACGATGGCGGCCATTTTTCATCATACTTGTCATCCAAAGTACATAAACCGTTCGTCTTGCAATCGAGGTTGCTGAGACCAATTGTGGGGAATGGCGTCCGGGTTCATTTGCGAAATTGGCGTGGGGAATATCTGGTGGATGGCGATGAGGCAGGGGCCAGGATTGCACTCTGAGTAAAATCGGTGACAGAGTATCCCAGATGCACCGTTATTGCTAAAAGATGAGGTTGGTTTAACAGTCATCATGGTCCTGATGCTGTGTGTAGAGGAAGAGGAGTATCTGGATTTTTTGTCTGTATGAAGAGGATGAAGATAATTGGCGATGTGTTCTGCGTACTGATCTTTTCTTTTGAGTTGATCTCAATAACTATAGATAAACTTTGCAGTGGAAGCACATGAATCAAAGAATATCAGCACGGGAGATAAAGATTGATGGTTAAGatgatgtaaaaagaaatatagTGAAATACATTTTGGCTGTAGCAACGAAGAATAGAGAtcaagtaaaagaaaacatcCCAAACTTACTTGAATATGGATCGAAAAATAGAAATCAAGTGAAGAAAGCATCCCATGAACATACTTGAATGTGGATAAAAGAATAGAAATCAAGTGACGAAAACGTTCCAAACATACTTGAATATGGATAGAATTGACATTTAATTTAAATTAACGGTTATTTATTGCCAACATACTTAAATGTGGATAGAAGAATAGAAATCAAGTGACGAAAACGTCCCAAACATACTTGAATATGGATAAAATTGACATTTAAATTGACGGTTATTTATCACCAGCAGCTGCCGTGGAGCAACCTACACAGACAAGGGTATCATCAGCAAAATGACTTTGAAAAGGCGGTCCCTGTAGATCAAGATATCGATAACCGTGGCACAGTTATCTTACACCATTTGCATGAAATCGGTGTGAGTTTCAAGGACAAGGCATTGCCGGTGAGTATCTAACGACCGTAATGCCGGTTGTATGTCGAAAAGGGAGTATAATTATCCCTCGTTGGGGTAGGCTTTCAGAGCTAGCATCTTGTCATGAATATTTCAGATGCGCGGTATGGGCAATAAAACTAAAACCCTAACTGTTATTTGCACCAAGTTTTCGGTACCAGCCAGCGCAGTAAATTCCGCACTTCCTTTAAACCATCTGCTGTTTGGTACGACGGATATATTCTGATTGTTGTTTGCACCAAGTTTTCTGCGCACTCATTGTGAAGTCTGCAGTTTTTTTAATCGATATGTTGTTTggtagaaatgttttcttaattGTTATTTGCACCAAGTTATCCACACAGACGTATTATATTCTATGGCATGGGATGTTGCGATCTCTTGTTTTGTACAATGATTAATTTCTGCTTATGCACCATTTTTTCGTACAAGCACAGTAAATTCATGGCTTGTTTGATGATACTGCTTAGTTTCTTTGCACAATGTTTTCCAGCCAGTAGAATACAACACATTCCACAGTGTGTTGAAACGATTCATTATTCGGCACATTCGTTAAATAATTTCTGCTATTTGCACCATTTTTGCGTACCAGCAAAAGTTAATTTCATTGTTTGTCATTAGTTTGTTTAAACAGTCTGGTGTTTGGAAGCACGATTAATTTCTGCTGTGTTTGCACAAAGTTTTCCGAACCAGCGGTgtaaattacacaggatgttaaacGATGTGTTATTTGGTATTTCGCTTAGTTGCAGCGACATACGGGTGGATAATTAATTGAATGCCAACATGGCATAAGCCTGCCTTCTCTATTGGTGTCAGGAAAAGGCGACCATGGAGGCAGCGTCACCGTTCCGTAATTCTTTTACAAGCGGACCAGTCTCCCGTAGGTTTCACACCACGTAACTTCTGATCCCGACCGCTTCTTCAATATTTGATGAAACAGAATGTGCAATCACTCTAAATGTCACCGCGGCCGTCAAAGAATGCCGTGCCGAAATGAAGTGTGATGTACGCCTCACCCGACCATGGAAGTAATTGCCGTTTTGGGAACATACAAATTTCACTATTGCAGCGAACAAGTCGCAACCTCTGTCGCCTGGCCCTGGTGTGGTATGCATTTCTGCAGACTGCACCCCTTTTTCTTCCTCATCAATGCACAGTAGctgaaaatatcattttccaATTCCTAGCACGTCTATAAGACCCCTAAAAGAATGATTTAGCAGGAAGGGAAGCGTACCTGTACAATGTAGAGGTAATGTAAAGTAAACACCTACTGCACTCACAATGCCATACATACCAGGAAAGAAACACCAAATACTTTACGAAAGGAAACGTCttaatttgcttgttttgccTGATTATGTACCAACAAATCAGTCGCTGACATAGAAACAATGATGaatgaataatatatatatctatatacttTCATCCCTGCACAGTTGGACATGTCAAGACTATAAAGTTCTCTTGTAGATTTAATTAGGTAAGATCAAGATATCTGTTGCAGCCTTTTCACCAGATGTTAGAAATCGTGCTAATTTCTAGTTTAGCTCTTTGCCACAGGTGATGAATTTGAATGGTAGGAGAACTGATGAAAAAGTGATATACATTCAGACGAAGCCATACTGCGTCTATCCGTAGGTTTTGCGCTATAAATCATAGTCTACACAGCTTTGATAAAGGGTCGATTTGTATGCACTTCTTGTCTCCTACTTCGCAGTGACTATAGTATTTTCTTTGAAGCGGAGCACATTGACAGGCGAAGGAACCACAGAGCCTACCACAATCCAcaatttacatatttacatcTTTGTACATCTGTACAAAATGTCAGGGGATCACAGCAGCCTTCCTTTTGGCCAATCAGAATTCAGATCGTCGGCCTCGTCGTAACGCCCTGTCACTCAAGTTCTACTGCATCAATTCTGCATCAGGCTGATTAAAATGTCCAAGCTTCGCTGTGATAATTTCTTCTGGCTGAGACAAAATTAATAATTTGCTTTTTGATTTCAACTGGGGAACATTTTTGATTAGCCGTTTTCATCAGAGCAGAACAATACGGAATCATAAGTCTGGTACAATCATTACTATATATCATTGTTCTATACCTCAATGCTGCGGCTAATAACGAAGCCGTTCTCGTACTTGGTGAAGTAGTTTGGCGGCGGGATCATGTGCTCGTGTCCCTGCTGGGAGATGGTGGGCAGACTGATACCGGTGTGGAGGTCCGTATCGCGGGAGTGGGACTGCGGCGAGGAGTGGTGATGACCTCCGCCGGGCCCCCGCCTTTTTTTAATCCGGCAGCGCGCGCAGCAGTAGCCAAGTCCCGAGAAAATAAGGACCAAGAACAGGCTCCCTATGCACACGGCGAGAGCGATATACGCCGTGTAGTCCGGCTTCTTTTCCGCTAGAGTTTCGAACACCACGCACTCCTCCAACGTCGGCTCTATCTTCTGACTCATGCAGACTATATATTCAGTCGATGGAGAGAATTCTTGAAAGGTGTAATTCCTGACCCCAACTTTGAGTAGAAAGGTGTATCCGGGAGATAGTTTATCGGACCTGACGCGGTAATACACTCTCAGAGGGCCTGCGTTGTTGTAGCTAGTGTTTGACGTTACCAGGATATTGGCTCCGTAGGGTGACACGTTTTCGGCTCGAACCGAAATTGGTTGAATCTTTTGGTCTTTCGGGCTGGTGTTCCCGTTCTGGGGTGCAGTAGGGGGCTGGAGAGTGGAAGAGCGCGGCCGCGGGGCGTCGGCGCTCGTCATTGTCTGTACCTTCACTACCACATGCGCTACGGAAGACCCTCCCGGGGTGGACGCCACACACGTATACGTCCCCTTGTCCTCTATCGCAACACGGTTCAGGAGTAGAACGCCAGCCCCTAGCGACCGTATCCGTCCCTTGGACGTCCCAATGACTTGTCTATCGGGGGAGACCCAACTTATTGAAGGCTTAGGTTCCCCTAGAGCGATGCACTGAGCCGCTGTTGTGTATCTTTCTAGTACGATAATTTCTCTGGGGTAAACGAAAATGGGAGGAGGCTGACAAGTGAAATTTACCTCGACGAGTCGCTTTCCTTTGAGGTGTGGTGGCCAGGCGCACTCGATCTGTTTCGCTTTCGGCACTTTTTCCATGTTGGCCTGTACCCAGGTTTTTAACCACCGCATGCCGCAGCTACAGTTCAGCGGGTTGTTGTGAAGCGTCAGGCGAGTCAGAGACGGCAGGCCTCGGAAAAAATCCGTCGGGAACGTCGAAAACTGGTTGTCCTCGAGGCTTAACCTCTGGAGGTTTCGCAGCGTCTTCAGCGCGTTGGGTGGAACCGAGGATAGTTGATTGTTGTTCAGCGCTAACTGGGTTAGCTCGACTTTGTCCTTGATCGCCCCCCACGGGAAGTCACGAAGGTGGTTTTCACTGAGCACAAGAAACGTGAGTTCCGGCAGCCGCAGCAATGAGTTATACGGGAGGTTGCTAATGGCGTTCCCTTGTAAGTGGAGAAGT
Above is a genomic segment from Branchiostoma floridae strain S238N-H82 chromosome 16, Bfl_VNyyK, whole genome shotgun sequence containing:
- the LOC118403820 gene encoding immunoglobulin superfamily containing leucine-rich repeat protein-like, with product MVYRAVFALRSFRMLRPTTMACLVLLIFVELLDTTAQAAMTCPKECNCIEEDHHVLCNARQLSTIPRNLPKETTKLEVTWNNIRRIPEDAFSNLTNLELLHLQGNAISNLPYNSLLRLPELTFLVLSENHLRDFPWGAIKDKVELTQLALNNNQLSSVPPNALKTLRNLQRLSLEDNQFSTFPTDFFRGLPSLTRLTLHNNPLNCSCGMRWLKTWVQANMEKVPKAKQIECAWPPHLKGKRLVEVNFTCQPPPIFVYPREIIVLERYTTAAQCIALGEPKPSISWVSPDRQVIGTSKGRIRSLGAGVLLLNRVAIEDKGTYTCVASTPGGSSVAHVVVKVQTMTSADAPRPRSSTLQPPTAPQNGNTSPKDQKIQPISVRAENVSPYGANILVTSNTSYNNAGPLRVYYRVRSDKLSPGYTFLLKVGVRNYTFQEFSPSTEYIVCMSQKIEPTLEECVVFETLAEKKPDYTAYIALAVCIGSLFLVLIFSGLGYCCARCRIKKRRGPGGGHHHSSPQSHSRDTDLHTGISLPTISQQGHEHMIPPPNYFTKYENGFVISRSIEV